The proteins below come from a single Eucalyptus grandis isolate ANBG69807.140 chromosome 3, ASM1654582v1, whole genome shotgun sequence genomic window:
- the LOC104437366 gene encoding glutaredoxin-C4 gives MVMAARRCVLYAALSLLVLGSSLGSSAGSPESSFVKKTIASHKIVIFSKSYCPYCRRAKAVFKELNQIPHVVELDERDDGWKIQDALSQRIGKRTVPQVFINGKHIGGSDDTVEAYESGELSQLLGIDGKEEEEL, from the exons ATGGTCATGGCGGCGAGGAGGTGCGTCCTGTACGCGGCATTGTCGCTGCTGGTGCTGGGATCTTCTCTGGGATCGTCTGCCGGAAGCCCCGAGTCGTCCTTCGTGAAGAAGACCATCGCCTCTCACAAGATCGTCATCTTCTCCAAGTCCTATTGCCC GTACTGCAGGAGGGCAAAGGCTGTATTCAAGGAATTAAACCAGATACCTCATGTTGTTGAGCTTGATGAGAGAG ATGATGGATGGAAAATTCAGGATGCCTTAAGTCAAAGAATAGGGAAACGTACTGTACCCCAGGTGTTTATAAATGGCAAGCATATTGGAGGTTCCGATG ATACAGTCGAAGCATATGAAAGTGGTGAATTGAGTCAGCTCCTAGGAATTGatggaaaagaggaggaagaactGTGA